The genomic window AACGTAGATGATTTGTTAAGTGTCCTCATCCTAAATTCTGAATTGTTCTTAAGTTGTTAGTGGATAATAGTTTTCAACTAATAGACTTTCACTGGTTACAGTATATTTTGCACAGTTGCGTGTCTGAGATTTCTGAGATGTTTGAGTTGGAGCAGACTAATCTCTCTTATTCACGCGGGTGATCTCAGGTTCCAACGTGGACACACTCCCAGTGTATGCCAAAAGGTCACAGAGGATGGTGATAACAGCACGTAAGTGTTCCTCCAAAAGCAATTACGTCTGCAAGCCATTCCACTAAAGCACCACTTTTCCAAATAGTGACCGAACCTAGATTTGCTCATTTCTTTGCCATCTACAAAAATCGGCCTGTGTTAGTCTGAGGTCTGACTTGCGAGTCTTGTTCTCGGACAGCGCCGGTGACGAACGCCCCCGTGACCCCCAAGGCGCTGGCGGCTGGCCAAAAGCGCACTCATCCCGGCTACGTCCCCAGCCACTTCCCAGACTTCCCAGATCCTCACACGTACATCAAGACCCCGGTAAGACAGCGCAGCTAGATTTACCCGCTTGGCTGCTGCTTGCGTACGGAGGGAACTCGTCCCAAGCCAGAACGTAGCAGCAGCACCTGACGTGAGCGCCGTCGGCATTGATGGAGGGGTGAAGTTCGTGTTCCTGCTGTGCAGACATTCCGGGAGCCCGTGTCCGAGTACCAGGTGGTGCGGGAGAAGGCGGCTTCCCAGAGGAGAGACGTGGAGCGAGCTCTGACCCGCTTCATGGCCAAGACCGGAGAGACCCAGAGCCTCTTCAAGGACGACATCACCACTTTTCCCTGTAAGAGACGCCACCTTTCGTCCAAATCCACTCCGCGACATGCGGATGCCCATTTGCTGGCtgcaaggctgtgtgtgtgtgtgtgtgtgtgtgtgtgtgtgtgtgtgtgtgtgtgtgtgtgtgtgtgtgtgtgtgtgtgtgtgtgtgtgtgttaacccatctctctctccagtgaTCTCCGCCCGGCCCAGCACCATCCCCTACCTGAGCGCCCTCCTCCCCTCAGAGCTGGAGCTGCAGATGCTGGAGGAGACGGACTCGTCTGAGCAGGACGACCAGACGGACACGGAGAACAACCCCAACATCATGCGCGTAAGGCCCCCACCCAGAACGCCCCTCTCTGCCCTCCCTGTAGAGATGCTTTCTTTGTAACTCATCTATATGACTTGTGTAAATATTCTGGTCGTGAAGCTGAGCTGTTTGTGAATGccacattattttattattttagtgAACTTTGTGTATGATAATGTAATGACGTCTAGTGTAGCCATATCTGCACTGTTCCCCAAATCCAGGATGACGCAGGAGCGGACAAGGAGAacactgtgctgccccctggtggcgtTGTGCCTTCAATGAAAACGAACGACGAGAACATGATCGATAACCCCTACCTTCGGC from Brachyhypopomus gauderio isolate BG-103 unplaced genomic scaffold, BGAUD_0.2 sc213, whole genome shotgun sequence includes these protein-coding regions:
- the taf8 gene encoding transcription initiation factor TFIID subunit 8 isoform X1; this encodes MKTLLLTEEGRMMADPAGMGGGSLNAATRSGTSKAATSPAENYFLARRRTLQVVVSSLLTESGFESAEKAAVETLTEMMQSYITEVGRCAKANCEHTARSTPTLSDVVITLVEMGSNVDTLPVYAKRSQRMVITAPPVTNAPVTPKALAAGQKRTHPGYVPSHFPDFPDPHTYIKTPTFREPVSEYQVVREKAASQRRDVERALTRFMAKTGETQSLFKDDITTFPLISARPSTIPYLSALLPSELELQMLEETDSSEQDDQTDTENNPNIMRDDAGADKENTVLPPGGVVPSMKTNDENMIDNPYLRPVKKPRVRRKK
- the taf8 gene encoding transcription initiation factor TFIID subunit 8 isoform X2; translated protein: MMADPAGMGGGSLNAATRSGTSKAATSPAENYFLARRRTLQVVVSSLLTESGFESAEKAAVETLTEMMQSYITEVGRCAKANCEHTARSTPTLSDVVITLVEMGSNVDTLPVYAKRSQRMVITAPPVTNAPVTPKALAAGQKRTHPGYVPSHFPDFPDPHTYIKTPTFREPVSEYQVVREKAASQRRDVERALTRFMAKTGETQSLFKDDITTFPLISARPSTIPYLSALLPSELELQMLEETDSSEQDDQTDTENNPNIMRDDAGADKENTVLPPGGVVPSMKTNDENMIDNPYLRPVKKPRVRRKK